A part of Flavobacteriaceae bacterium GSB9 genomic DNA contains:
- a CDS encoding TonB-dependent receptor — protein sequence MKNLFKNLSFLRRQESSKLKLAVILVLLISVSATAQENQVKSDSTKTENLDEVLVKAVRVDADSPITHTNVSKEELAKRNLGQDIPILLNYLPSVVTTSDAGAGIGYTGIRVRGTDATRVNVTINGIPYNDPESQGTFWVNLGDFASSTQSLQLQRGVGTSTNGSGAFGASLNVLTDAVSQDAYGEISNSFGSYGTRKHTVKLGTGLLNDHFEVSGRFSKIDSDGYVDRAFTDLKSYFLQGVYKDGNTLIKALAFGNKEYTYQAWYGLTAEELEEDRRQNPYTYDNETDNYWQDHYQLHWNQRFNNNWSTNLGLNYTKGKGYFEQYKPEESAENFNNLIEEGSDVIVRRWLDNNFYVLNANVTYKNTGLEIISGLSMSSYTGDHFGEVIWGSDLAENTSIRDRYYNGDATKNDFSVFSKATIKLDEKLTGFIDLQGRFVSYKTNGLNSDRIEFKTDADFSFFNPKLGLTYKSSDFSSFYTSYARANREPNRDDFKAGVTENETLNDIELGWRYRNNNVSLNTNLYYMFYQNQLVLTGELDDVGSPIRATSGKSYRLGLEVDAAIQFCKAFGTSTNIALSRNKNRDFNSSINGEVVDLGNTNISFSPSIVAGNALNFYPAERLQISFLSKYVGEQYMGNTDNEDSKLDGYFVSDFNVNYEIKPKKIFKSIVLSGLVNNVFNKEYVSNGYFGSYDYEDASSPSGITTGYYAGYYPQATTNFLVGATLKF from the coding sequence ATGAAAAATTTATTCAAAAATTTGTCATTCCTGCGAAGACAGGAATCCAGTAAGCTAAAACTTGCTGTCATCTTGGTTCTGTTAATTTCAGTCAGTGCTACTGCGCAAGAAAATCAAGTTAAAAGCGATTCAACCAAAACTGAAAATCTAGATGAAGTATTGGTTAAAGCGGTTAGGGTAGATGCCGATTCGCCCATTACACATACCAATGTTTCAAAAGAAGAGTTGGCAAAGCGTAATTTGGGGCAGGATATTCCCATTTTATTAAACTATTTGCCATCGGTGGTAACCACTAGTGATGCAGGAGCAGGTATAGGTTACACGGGTATTAGGGTGCGTGGAACCGATGCTACACGTGTTAATGTAACCATTAATGGAATTCCTTACAATGATCCCGAAAGCCAAGGAACCTTTTGGGTTAATTTGGGCGATTTTGCATCCTCAACCCAAAGTTTACAATTGCAGCGCGGTGTTGGCACATCAACTAATGGTTCTGGGGCTTTTGGTGCCAGTTTAAATGTACTTACTGATGCCGTTTCGCAGGATGCTTACGGAGAAATTTCTAATAGCTTTGGGAGTTACGGTACCCGTAAGCATACTGTTAAATTAGGTACAGGCTTATTGAACGACCACTTTGAGGTTTCAGGCCGCTTTTCAAAAATTGATTCAGATGGTTATGTTGATCGTGCTTTTACCGATTTAAAATCATATTTCCTGCAAGGTGTCTATAAAGATGGGAATACACTCATCAAAGCTTTGGCATTTGGAAATAAAGAATATACCTATCAAGCTTGGTACGGTTTAACGGCTGAGGAATTGGAGGAAGACCGCCGCCAAAACCCATACACTTACGATAACGAAACCGATAACTATTGGCAAGACCATTACCAATTACATTGGAACCAGCGTTTTAATAATAATTGGTCCACCAATTTAGGTTTGAATTACACAAAAGGCAAAGGCTATTTTGAGCAATATAAACCAGAAGAAAGTGCGGAAAATTTTAATAACCTAATAGAAGAAGGGTCTGATGTTATTGTACGCCGATGGCTTGATAACAATTTTTATGTTTTAAATGCCAACGTAACGTATAAAAATACTGGTTTGGAAATTATTTCTGGATTGTCGATGAGCAGTTACACTGGAGATCATTTCGGAGAAGTGATTTGGGGAAGTGATTTAGCAGAAAATACAAGTATTCGAGACCGGTATTATAATGGTGATGCCACAAAAAACGATTTTAGTGTATTTTCGAAGGCAACCATTAAGTTGGATGAAAAACTTACCGGTTTTATTGACTTGCAAGGCCGGTTTGTTAGCTATAAAACTAATGGCTTAAATTCGGATAGGATTGAATTTAAAACCGATGCCGATTTTAGTTTTTTCAATCCTAAATTAGGTCTGACTTATAAGAGTTCAGATTTCAGTAGTTTTTATACCTCGTATGCCCGAGCCAATAGAGAACCCAATCGCGATGATTTTAAAGCTGGTGTAACGGAAAACGAAACTCTTAACGATATTGAATTGGGTTGGCGATACCGAAACAACAATGTTAGTTTAAATACCAACTTATACTATATGTTTTACCAAAATCAATTGGTGTTAACAGGCGAATTAGATGATGTTGGAAGTCCCATCAGGGCAACTAGTGGAAAAAGTTATAGGTTAGGTTTGGAAGTTGATGCCGCCATTCAATTTTGTAAAGCATTTGGAACGTCTACTAACATTGCGTTAAGTAGGAATAAAAACAGGGATTTTAATTCATCCATAAATGGTGAAGTGGTTGACTTAGGAAACACCAATATTTCATTTTCACCAAGTATTGTTGCGGGCAACGCGCTTAATTTTTATCCAGCTGAAAGATTGCAAATTTCGTTTTTAAGTAAATATGTTGGAGAGCAGTACATGGGGAACACAGATAATGAAGACTCAAAACTTGATGGCTATTTTGTAAGCGATTTTAATGTGAACTATGAAATTAAACCTAAAAAGATATTTAAATCGATTGTTTTGTCTGGTTTGGTTAATAATGTTTTCAATAAAGAGTATGTTTCCAATGGTTATTTCGGTTCTTATGATTATGAGGATGCATCAAGCCCGTCTGGTATAACAACTGGGTATTATGCAGGTTATTATCCGCAAGCCACCACGAATTTTCTAGTGGGTGCAACGTTGAAGTTTTAA
- a CDS encoding HIT family protein, which yields MASIFTKIINGDIPCYKIAETDDFFAFLDINPNAKGHTLCIPKKKVDKIFDLDEATYIGLMAFSRKVAMAIEKAVPCNRVGVSVIGLEVPHAHVHLIPLQSMEDARFIKKEQLTDAEFHDIANAIKSQL from the coding sequence ATGGCTTCAATATTCACTAAAATCATTAACGGCGACATTCCGTGTTACAAAATTGCAGAAACAGATGATTTTTTTGCGTTTTTAGATATAAACCCAAACGCTAAAGGACATACATTGTGTATTCCGAAGAAAAAGGTCGATAAAATTTTCGATTTAGACGAAGCGACCTATATAGGGCTCATGGCTTTTTCCAGAAAAGTGGCTATGGCTATAGAAAAAGCGGTGCCTTGTAATCGTGTTGGCGTTTCGGTTATAGGTCTGGAAGTGCCACATGCGCATGTGCATCTTATTCCATTGCAATCTATGGAGGATGCTCGCTTTATAAAAAAAGAGCAGCTAACAGATGCTGAATTTCACGACATTGCGAATGCCATAAAATCACAACTATAG
- a CDS encoding T9SS type A sorting domain-containing protein yields MESLNRGVLALRTGPSNVSISWRIFGTEFENASYNVYRGGTKLNPTPITGASNFIDSQAFFPGAYSVAAVINGEEQERSQAVDPWDDIYKTIPITAPSGGTTPDNVTYTYEANDASVGDLDGDGDYEIVLKWYPTNAKDNAQSGYTGNTILQGLEMDGTVLWTIDLGKNIRSGAHYTQFMVYDLDGDGKAEIACKTADGTTDGTGEVLGNANADYRNTSGRVLAGPEYLSIFSGETGAFIIKDEPYDPPRGNVSSWGDDHGNRVDRFLACVAYLDGQRPSVVFARGYYTRTVLAAYDYRDGTLTKRWVFDSDIEGSQYEQQGNHSVTVGDIDDDGNDEIIYGSLTVDDDGAPFSSTGYKHGDASHLGDFDPTKPGLEYFTCHETAGSSPHVPLGNFGALRTNRVPKVDFRGNQLGQIFWQVNQPSGNADIGRCLIADIDPNYPGAEAWASDGTGIHDVNGNVISTTYPQTAGNGSTFNMAAWYDGDLSRELVDRTVITKWNGSGTDRVLTAYSYDNLSLASNNGSKSNPCLIADIIGDWREEIIWRTSDNTNLVIVSSTDLPTERIFTLMHDPVYRTSIAWQNVAYNQPAHTGFFLGTNMQTPSAPNIYLTGDGTLSTNDKLSNNASQIKLYPNPTTGMVYFNENNIEAIEVYNSLGELLIQKPTNDIKSIDLKGYSAGMYFIKVQKNNKTLTGKVFLK; encoded by the coding sequence ATGGAAAGCTTAAACCGAGGGGTTTTGGCCTTAAGAACTGGGCCTTCAAACGTTTCAATAAGTTGGAGAATTTTCGGTACTGAGTTTGAAAACGCCTCATATAACGTTTACCGAGGCGGCACAAAATTAAACCCAACCCCAATCACTGGAGCTAGCAATTTTATTGATAGCCAAGCTTTTTTTCCTGGTGCTTACAGCGTAGCAGCAGTGATTAATGGTGAAGAGCAAGAACGCTCTCAAGCTGTAGACCCATGGGACGACATTTACAAAACCATACCTATTACTGCCCCTTCAGGCGGAACAACCCCAGATAATGTGACTTATACCTATGAAGCCAACGATGCTTCTGTAGGTGATTTAGACGGCGACGGCGATTATGAAATTGTATTAAAATGGTACCCTACCAATGCAAAAGACAATGCGCAAAGTGGTTATACAGGTAACACTATCCTACAAGGTTTAGAAATGGATGGAACCGTTTTATGGACCATTGATTTAGGTAAAAACATACGTTCTGGTGCCCACTACACACAATTTATGGTGTATGATTTAGATGGCGACGGGAAAGCAGAAATAGCCTGTAAAACAGCCGATGGCACAACAGATGGCACTGGTGAAGTTTTAGGAAATGCCAATGCCGATTATCGCAACACCTCAGGACGCGTTTTAGCTGGACCAGAATATTTAAGCATTTTTTCAGGTGAAACGGGAGCTTTTATTATAAAAGATGAGCCTTACGACCCACCAAGAGGAAATGTTTCCAGTTGGGGTGATGATCACGGAAACCGAGTAGATCGTTTTTTGGCATGCGTGGCCTATTTAGACGGCCAACGGCCTAGTGTAGTTTTTGCCAGAGGCTATTATACCAGAACTGTTTTAGCGGCATACGACTATCGCGATGGCACACTCACCAAAAGGTGGGTTTTCGACTCTGATATTGAGGGCAGTCAATATGAACAGCAAGGAAACCATAGTGTAACCGTTGGTGATATTGACGACGACGGAAACGATGAAATCATATACGGGTCTTTAACTGTTGATGACGATGGAGCGCCTTTCAGCTCAACTGGGTATAAACACGGAGACGCTAGCCATCTAGGGGATTTTGACCCTACTAAACCTGGTTTAGAATATTTCACATGTCATGAAACTGCAGGTTCCAGTCCACATGTCCCTTTAGGCAACTTTGGGGCACTACGTACCAACAGAGTGCCAAAAGTAGATTTTAGGGGCAATCAACTTGGCCAAATTTTCTGGCAAGTAAACCAACCAAGTGGCAATGCTGATATTGGCCGCTGCCTTATAGCTGATATCGACCCCAACTATCCAGGGGCCGAAGCTTGGGCTTCCGACGGCACAGGCATACACGATGTTAACGGCAATGTAATTTCTACAACTTATCCACAAACGGCAGGAAATGGATCAACATTTAATATGGCAGCTTGGTATGATGGTGATCTATCAAGAGAACTGGTTGACAGAACTGTTATAACCAAATGGAACGGCAGTGGCACAGATAGGGTGCTAACAGCTTACAGTTATGACAACCTTTCATTGGCAAGCAATAATGGATCTAAATCCAATCCATGCTTAATTGCCGATATTATTGGCGACTGGAGAGAAGAAATTATTTGGAGAACATCTGACAACACGAACCTTGTAATCGTTTCATCTACAGACCTACCAACAGAACGCATTTTTACATTAATGCACGACCCTGTATACAGAACGAGTATCGCTTGGCAAAACGTAGCCTACAACCAACCCGCACATACAGGTTTCTTTTTAGGCACAAATATGCAAACACCGTCTGCTCCAAACATTTATCTAACCGGTGACGGTACTTTATCAACAAACGACAAGCTTTCTAACAATGCTTCTCAAATAAAATTATATCCAAATCCAACAACAGGGATGGTATATTTCAATGAAAACAACATAGAAGCAATTGAAGTTTATAACAGTCTTGGGGAGTTATTAATTCAAAAACCCACCAATGACATTAAAAGCATAGATTTAAAGGGTTATTCTGCAGGCATGTACTTTATCAAGGTTCAAAAAAATAACAAAACACTAACAGGCAAAGTGTTCTTAAAATAA
- a CDS encoding DUF4301 family protein has translation MFSDKDIKQIRDKGISIDEVNDQVNRIKDGMSFSSLLSAATIGKGIERYNDSDTDGFIKTFEEKKDQLNLLKFVPASGAATRMFKFLFQFLKHFNPKKDTIERYAEQRNDTLIETFITKLKDFPFYEEVILKLKGTTPDLDGLSDSEKYYEFVKTMLDDDGLNYSFLPKGLLPFHKYDSKAITAFQEHLFESTLYASSNGQANLHFTVSEKHHEYFNKEFRKIKGDLEQRTKTTFNVSFSYQKEATETVALTTNDEVYRKSDGSILFRPAGHGALLENLNDLESDFIFIKNIDNIVVAERNIEISKYKKLLAGVLLEAQETVFSYLNKLDQGDIEDTDLKIMLLFLRYRLNVSIPAEVEGFSIEEKAEFLKQKLNRPMRVCGMVKNEGEPGGGPFWVKDKDGKVSLQIVEFAQINFSKKGQQELVYKATHFNPTDLVCAVKNYKGKKFDLTKYVDPDAAFITMKTQNGTDIQALELPGLWNGSMAHWNSIFVEVPVETFNPVKTVNDLLKPAHQV, from the coding sequence ATGTTTTCCGATAAGGATATAAAGCAAATAAGGGATAAGGGTATTTCGATAGATGAGGTTAATGATCAAGTTAATCGTATAAAAGATGGCATGTCGTTTTCAAGCTTATTGTCTGCCGCCACTATTGGTAAAGGTATTGAGCGTTATAATGATTCTGATACAGATGGGTTTATTAAAACTTTTGAGGAGAAAAAAGACCAGCTTAATCTCTTAAAATTTGTACCGGCATCTGGAGCGGCCACAAGAATGTTTAAATTTTTATTTCAATTTTTAAAACATTTTAACCCCAAGAAAGATACCATAGAACGCTATGCAGAGCAACGTAACGATACCTTAATTGAAACTTTTATAACAAAACTAAAAGACTTTCCGTTCTATGAGGAAGTCATTTTAAAACTAAAGGGAACCACACCAGATTTAGATGGCTTAAGTGATTCTGAAAAATATTATGAGTTTGTAAAAACCATGTTAGACGACGATGGTTTGAATTATAGTTTCCTGCCAAAAGGCTTGCTGCCATTTCATAAATACGATAGTAAAGCAATTACAGCCTTTCAAGAACATTTGTTTGAATCAACGCTTTATGCTTCGTCAAATGGTCAAGCAAATCTTCATTTTACAGTGTCTGAAAAGCATCATGAGTATTTCAATAAAGAATTTAGGAAAATAAAAGGCGACCTCGAGCAGCGAACAAAAACCACTTTTAACGTGTCGTTTTCTTATCAAAAAGAGGCGACCGAAACGGTAGCTTTGACTACAAATGATGAGGTTTACAGGAAAAGTGATGGTTCAATTTTATTTAGACCTGCAGGTCATGGCGCACTGTTGGAAAATTTAAATGATCTGGAAAGTGATTTCATTTTTATAAAAAATATAGACAACATTGTAGTTGCCGAGCGGAACATTGAAATTTCAAAATACAAAAAACTTTTAGCGGGAGTACTACTAGAGGCTCAAGAAACGGTGTTTTCGTATTTAAACAAGCTCGATCAAGGTGATATTGAGGATACCGATTTAAAAATCATGCTTTTATTTTTACGATACCGATTAAATGTGTCTATCCCAGCTGAAGTTGAGGGTTTTAGCATTGAAGAAAAAGCAGAATTTTTAAAACAAAAGCTAAACAGGCCCATGCGCGTTTGTGGGATGGTTAAAAATGAAGGTGAACCTGGAGGAGGGCCGTTTTGGGTAAAAGATAAAGACGGAAAAGTTTCGTTGCAAATTGTTGAATTTGCGCAGATAAACTTCAGTAAAAAAGGACAACAAGAACTTGTTTACAAAGCCACGCATTTTAATCCAACCGATTTGGTATGTGCCGTTAAAAACTATAAAGGTAAAAAGTTTGATCTTACAAAATATGTAGATCCAGATGCTGCTTTTATTACAATGAAAACACAAAATGGCACAGATATTCAGGCATTGGAACTACCCGGCTTATGGAATGGTAGTATGGCACATTGGAATTCCATTTTTGTTGAAGTGCCTGTTGAAACCTTTAACCCCGTTAAAACGGTAAACGATTTACTTAAACCTGCGCATCAAGTTTAA
- the arfB gene encoding aminoacyl-tRNA hydrolase: MFNAEHLIKELTFKAVRSSGSGGQHVNKTSTKVELSFDLNTSKELSEAQKNRLQKKLKNRLTNDSVLILQCGESRSQYRNKNLVIVRFLNLIKSNLTTPKPRKPTKAPKSAIRKRLKNKRYQSQKKENRKPPQAD; this comes from the coding sequence ATGTTTAATGCAGAACATTTAATAAAAGAATTAACATTTAAGGCGGTTAGAAGCTCGGGCAGTGGTGGGCAACATGTAAATAAAACCTCAACAAAGGTAGAACTGTCGTTTGATTTGAATACCTCAAAAGAGTTAAGTGAAGCACAAAAAAACAGACTTCAAAAAAAACTAAAAAACAGACTTACCAATGATAGTGTATTAATACTGCAATGTGGAGAAAGCCGAAGCCAGTACAGAAACAAAAACTTGGTTATTGTTCGCTTTTTAAACTTAATAAAATCGAATTTAACGACTCCAAAACCCCGAAAACCAACAAAAGCACCAAAATCGGCAATTCGAAAACGTTTAAAAAACAAGCGGTATCAATCACAAAAAAAAGAAAATAGGAAACCACCCCAAGCCGATTAA
- the greA gene encoding transcription elongation factor GreA yields MSKVSYYTAEGLKKLRSELNHLKDVERPKASQAIAEARDKGDLSENAEYDAAKEAQGLLEMKISKLEETLSNARLIDESQLDTSKVLVLSTVKIKNQTNGMEMNYTLVAESEADLKSGKISVNSPIGKGLLGKSVGDVAEIKVPNGVMKFDIIEISR; encoded by the coding sequence ATGAGTAAAGTATCATACTACACAGCAGAAGGATTAAAAAAATTAAGAAGTGAGCTTAACCATCTAAAAGATGTGGAACGTCCCAAAGCCTCTCAAGCTATCGCTGAGGCCAGGGATAAAGGCGATTTGAGTGAGAATGCAGAATACGATGCCGCCAAGGAGGCGCAAGGCCTATTGGAAATGAAGATTTCTAAACTAGAAGAAACGCTTTCTAATGCGCGGTTAATAGATGAGTCGCAGTTAGACACCTCAAAAGTTTTGGTCTTATCAACCGTAAAAATAAAAAATCAAACCAATGGCATGGAAATGAATTACACCTTGGTGGCCGAGAGTGAAGCCGATTTAAAATCGGGTAAGATATCGGTAAATTCGCCTATTGGTAAAGGGCTTTTAGGTAAATCTGTTGGCGATGTTGCCGAAATAAAAGTGCCCAATGGTGTTATGAAATTCGATATTATCGAAATTTCAAGATAA
- a CDS encoding ATP-binding protein, with protein MEENFKQQPANCIKVVLFGPESTGKTTISRQLAKHYNSVWVPEYAREYLQNKWDNKRETCQLQDLLPIAQGQIKLENELANATNSVLICDTDLLETKVYSEVFYSGICHPILKKYALLNTYNMYFLTYIDTPWEADDIRDRPLQRDKMFEAFQNELIKAKRPYVLLKGNKEERFNTAVKYIDQLLKK; from the coding sequence ATGGAAGAAAACTTTAAACAACAACCTGCAAACTGCATAAAAGTAGTTTTGTTCGGGCCTGAATCAACTGGAAAAACCACGATATCAAGGCAATTAGCCAAACACTATAATTCGGTTTGGGTGCCAGAATATGCTCGAGAATACCTTCAAAATAAATGGGATAATAAAAGAGAAACCTGTCAACTTCAGGATTTGTTGCCCATTGCGCAAGGACAAATAAAACTTGAAAATGAATTGGCTAATGCCACTAATAGTGTTTTAATTTGTGATACCGATTTGTTGGAAACCAAAGTTTACTCCGAGGTGTTCTATTCTGGTATATGTCATCCTATTTTAAAAAAGTATGCGTTGCTAAATACTTACAATATGTATTTTTTAACCTATATTGACACCCCTTGGGAGGCAGATGATATTCGCGACAGACCATTGCAGCGCGATAAAATGTTTGAGGCTTTTCAAAACGAATTAATAAAAGCTAAAAGGCCGTATGTGCTTTTAAAAGGAAACAAAGAGGAGCGTTTTAATACAGCGGTGAAATATATAGATCAATTATTAAAAAAGTAA
- the pnuC gene encoding nicotinamide riboside transporter PnuC, whose product MGSIFDWIFSQYQGVPTHIVFLESIGVLFGFLSVWFSKEENILVYPTGIISTAIFVYILWVYGLLGDMLINAYYFVMSIYGWYVWTRKIDETHLTPIARTSLTEKKVLVVIFLTTLLFVFSVYQWFDKWTGWVAYIDTFTTGLFFLGMWLMAKKKLENWIFWIIGDIISVPLYFYKGLVFTSIQYLLFTIIAIYGYKAWKKTLNNNLQTA is encoded by the coding sequence ATGGGTTCTATTTTCGATTGGATTTTTTCACAGTACCAAGGTGTGCCAACACATATTGTTTTTTTAGAGTCAATAGGAGTACTTTTTGGCTTTTTAAGTGTTTGGTTCTCTAAAGAAGAAAATATATTGGTCTATCCAACCGGTATCATCAGTACCGCGATTTTTGTATATATTTTGTGGGTTTACGGTCTTTTGGGTGATATGTTGATTAATGCTTATTATTTTGTTATGAGTATTTACGGATGGTATGTATGGACCCGTAAAATAGATGAAACCCATCTAACTCCAATCGCCAGGACCTCATTAACTGAAAAAAAAGTTTTGGTCGTTATATTTCTGACCACACTTCTTTTTGTGTTTTCAGTTTATCAATGGTTTGATAAATGGACAGGTTGGGTTGCCTATATAGACACATTTACAACAGGATTGTTTTTTCTTGGTATGTGGCTTATGGCTAAAAAGAAGCTTGAAAATTGGATATTTTGGATTATTGGAGACATTATTTCTGTGCCTTTGTACTTCTATAAAGGTTTAGTTTTTACATCTATTCAGTATCTATTATTTACCATTATTGCAATTTATGGATATAAGGCATGGAAGAAAACTTTAAACAACAACCTGCAAACTGCATAA